Proteins encoded by one window of Phytohabitans houttuyneae:
- a CDS encoding MFS transporter encodes MRTPAAALTGVVALAFADASIVALALPAIYGRFDTTIVGVSWVLTGYAVAVAVAAVTLIAVRRWLPTGPLTMGGLALFAAGSTWCGVAGSLGGLLAGRVVQGIGAAALLSGALELLSAHVGRERGRRLWSGAATAGLAVGPALGGALTEAFDWRVIFIAQVPVALLALVVLALSRAPALEPESGEPTTNPLWATAGYVSLFAGLVGALFLGVLLLVEIWRFSPLAAACVMMALPAGTIAAGRLTATAAPAVRVVGGTLALCAGLVGLALLPSASLAWAAAALFLCGAGSGVVARVLSPAAVPTSAPLVRSGGAVVAAKHAGLVLGLVVIAPLLAGSLTSGAEQAVVTGTGVLLDARMPVQEKLSLALSVRDTFAEAPRGAVPDLAAAVDTTNRSEATTAVVKEVDHRLSAVLTRAFRPAFLAAAALALLTVLAAFAVRKTPIGYPRWRAAPTAILAVLVLAGPALVAAEVAGGALDHGRYQETDPCAAPADPYPGDGVDALVQRVAYGALHGAACELGLSRERFLLALAGQPGFAGVEWDPSTVERTVRAAADRALDDVQQRGDLPGWTITLVRAAVRSMPLEELLRVVGLR; translated from the coding sequence GTGAGGACACCGGCCGCCGCCCTGACCGGTGTCGTGGCGTTGGCGTTCGCCGACGCCTCGATCGTCGCGCTGGCCCTCCCCGCGATCTACGGCCGCTTCGACACCACGATCGTCGGCGTCTCCTGGGTGCTCACCGGCTACGCGGTCGCGGTGGCCGTAGCCGCGGTGACGCTGATCGCTGTGCGCCGGTGGCTGCCGACCGGGCCGCTCACGATGGGTGGGCTGGCACTGTTCGCGGCCGGCTCCACGTGGTGCGGCGTCGCCGGCTCGCTCGGCGGGCTGCTCGCCGGCCGGGTGGTACAGGGCATCGGGGCGGCGGCGCTGCTGTCCGGCGCGTTGGAGCTGCTCAGCGCACACGTGGGCCGCGAGCGTGGCCGCCGCCTGTGGAGCGGCGCCGCCACGGCCGGGCTGGCGGTGGGGCCGGCGTTGGGCGGCGCGCTCACGGAGGCGTTCGACTGGCGTGTGATCTTCATCGCCCAGGTGCCGGTGGCCCTGCTCGCGCTGGTGGTGCTCGCGCTGTCGCGGGCACCTGCGCTGGAGCCGGAGTCCGGCGAGCCCACCACAAACCCGCTGTGGGCGACCGCCGGCTACGTCTCGCTCTTCGCCGGGCTGGTCGGCGCGCTCTTCCTCGGCGTGCTGCTGCTCGTCGAGATCTGGCGGTTCAGCCCGCTGGCCGCCGCGTGCGTGATGATGGCGCTGCCGGCCGGCACGATCGCCGCCGGCCGCCTGACCGCGACCGCCGCGCCCGCGGTCCGTGTGGTGGGCGGCACGCTCGCGCTCTGCGCCGGGCTGGTGGGTCTGGCGCTGCTGCCCTCCGCGAGCCTCGCCTGGGCGGCCGCGGCGCTGTTCCTGTGCGGCGCGGGCTCCGGTGTGGTCGCGCGGGTGCTCTCGCCGGCGGCCGTGCCCACCTCGGCACCGCTCGTGCGCTCCGGCGGCGCCGTCGTCGCGGCCAAGCACGCCGGCCTGGTGCTCGGGTTGGTCGTGATCGCGCCGCTGCTGGCCGGCTCGCTCACCAGCGGCGCCGAGCAGGCCGTCGTCACCGGCACCGGCGTGCTGCTCGACGCGCGGATGCCGGTGCAGGAAAAACTGTCGCTCGCGCTCTCGGTGCGCGACACGTTCGCCGAGGCGCCGCGCGGGGCCGTGCCCGACCTGGCCGCCGCCGTCGACACCACCAACCGCAGCGAGGCGACCACCGCCGTGGTCAAGGAGGTCGACCACCGGCTCAGCGCCGTGCTCACCCGGGCGTTCCGCCCGGCTTTCCTGGCCGCCGCCGCGCTCGCCCTTTTGACCGTCCTTGCGGCTTTCGCCGTCCGCAAGACCCCCATTGGGTACCCGCGATGGCGTGCCGCCCCGACGGCGATCCTTGCCGTCCTCGTCCTGGCCGGCCCCGCCCTGGTCGCGGCGGAGGTGGCCGGCGGCGCCCTCGACCACGGCCGCTACCAGGAGACCGACCCGTGCGCGGCGCCCGCCGACCCGTACCCCGGCGACGGCGTCGACGCGCTGGTCCAGCGCGTGGCCTACGGCGCCCTGCACGGCGCGGCGTGCGAGCTGGGCCTGTCCCGCGAGCGGTTCCTGCTGGCGCTGGCCGGCCAGCCGGGCTTCGCCGGCGTGGAGTGGGACCCGTCGACGGTCGAGCGGACGGTCCGCGCCGCGGCCGACCGGGCCCTCGACGACGTCCAGCAGCGCGGCGACCTGCCCGGCTGGACGATCACGCTGGTCCGCGCGGCGGTGCGTTCGATGCCGCTGGAGGAGCTGCTGCGCGTCGTCGGCCTCAGGTGA
- a CDS encoding cytochrome P450, with the protein MNSVGPARRTALPDGSPVWLVTRYAEVRAALADPRLSLDKRHATGWAGFTLPPALDANLLNMDPPQHTRIRSLVSQAFTPRRVEELRPGYSASPTGCSTRSRRVGRST; encoded by the coding sequence GTGAACTCCGTGGGCCCCGCCCGCCGGACCGCGCTGCCCGACGGGTCGCCCGTCTGGCTGGTGACGCGCTACGCGGAGGTGCGGGCGGCGCTGGCCGACCCGCGGCTCTCCCTCGACAAGCGGCACGCGACGGGGTGGGCCGGCTTCACGCTGCCGCCCGCGCTCGACGCCAACCTGCTCAACATGGACCCGCCCCAGCACACCCGCATCCGTTCGCTGGTCAGCCAGGCGTTCACGCCGCGGCGGGTCGAGGAGCTGCGGCCGGGGTACAGCGCCTCGCCGACCGGCTGCTCGACACGCTCCCGCAGGGTGGGCCGGTCGACCTGA
- the rsmA gene encoding 16S rRNA (adenine(1518)-N(6)/adenine(1519)-N(6))-dimethyltransferase RsmA, with protein MVADLLGPAEIRALAARLGVAPTKRLGQNFVHDPNTVRRIVTAAALDPADVVVEVGPGLGSLTLGLLPAARHVHAVEIDPVLAGALADTAGHPANLTVHHADALRITAAAFDPPPTALVANLPYNVAVPVVLHLLAELPTLRHGLVMVQKEVADRLVAGPGSKVYGVPSVKLAWYASARTAGRVPPSVFWPVPNVDSGLVAFTKREPPAAPRERVFAVVDAAFAQRRKTLRAALAGWAGGADRAATVLTAAGVDPGARGEALTVEEFAAIALAAPVPSRAAE; from the coding sequence GTGGTAGCCGACCTGCTCGGCCCGGCGGAGATCCGGGCCCTGGCCGCGCGGCTCGGCGTCGCCCCGACCAAGCGGCTCGGCCAAAACTTCGTCCACGACCCCAACACCGTGCGCCGCATCGTCACGGCCGCCGCGCTCGACCCGGCCGACGTCGTGGTCGAGGTCGGGCCCGGCCTCGGTTCGCTCACCCTGGGACTGCTGCCGGCGGCCCGCCACGTGCACGCGGTGGAGATCGATCCGGTACTGGCCGGAGCGCTCGCCGACACCGCCGGCCACCCCGCCAACCTCACCGTCCACCACGCCGACGCGCTGCGCATCACCGCCGCCGCGTTCGACCCGCCGCCGACCGCGCTGGTGGCCAACCTGCCCTACAACGTGGCCGTGCCCGTCGTCCTCCACCTGCTCGCCGAGCTGCCCACCCTGCGGCACGGCCTGGTCATGGTGCAGAAGGAGGTCGCCGACCGGCTGGTGGCCGGCCCCGGCTCCAAGGTGTACGGCGTGCCCTCCGTCAAGCTCGCCTGGTACGCCAGCGCGCGCACCGCCGGCCGGGTCCCGCCCAGCGTCTTCTGGCCCGTACCCAACGTCGACTCCGGCCTCGTCGCCTTCACCAAACGCGAGCCGCCCGCCGCACCGCGGGAGCGGGTGTTCGCGGTCGTCGACGCCGCGTTCGCCCAGCGGCGCAAGACCCTCCGCGCCGCCCTGGCCGGCTGGGCGGGCGGCGCCGACCGCGCGGCCACCGTGCTCACGGCCGCCGGCGTCGACCCCGGCGCACGCGGTGAAGCACTGACCGTCGAGGAGTTCGCCGCCATAGCGCTTGCCGCGCCCGTGCCCAGCCGGGCCGCCGAGTAG
- a CDS encoding MAB_1171c family putative transporter codes for MNEVLYPALAAVAWIGLAVKIRDLRRGRNPSRVAVCGALALLGSTFTVSTPVVWSWLDRVTGVANLAALWAHLCVVGFSGTVQLLVLWWVNPPEVARRRARARLALLAVTAVALVVLFLAAGPTEPRTTDFVATYAERPIFAAYLLVYLSAFAVGMVDVVRLCWPYSRLAGRSWLRRGLRTTAVGAASGLVYAVVRVADVVGAQAGVDIRRWEPLAPPAASLGALLVILGLTMPAWGPRLSEFRGWLRRRRQYRQLQPLWSDLHRLMPQIALEPPVAAPLSNLDRRLYRRVIELYDGSLALRPYLDEAAAGRAGRIGTRLGLRADDLAAVMEAARLRGAVRAYAHGAPRSLPDDESADEASPARLDEGADLTQEVARLVRISRAYAGSPVVAAAVAGREALPAEETEVAM; via the coding sequence GTGAACGAGGTGCTGTACCCAGCACTGGCGGCGGTGGCCTGGATCGGCCTCGCCGTCAAGATCCGTGACCTGCGCCGGGGACGCAACCCGTCGCGGGTCGCCGTGTGCGGCGCGTTGGCCCTGCTCGGCTCCACGTTCACCGTCTCGACGCCGGTGGTGTGGAGCTGGCTCGACCGCGTCACCGGCGTTGCCAACCTCGCCGCGCTGTGGGCGCACCTCTGCGTGGTCGGGTTCTCCGGGACGGTGCAGCTGCTCGTGCTGTGGTGGGTCAACCCGCCCGAGGTGGCCCGGCGGCGGGCCCGCGCCCGGCTGGCCCTCCTCGCGGTGACCGCGGTCGCGCTCGTCGTGCTCTTCCTGGCCGCCGGCCCGACCGAGCCGCGCACGACCGACTTCGTCGCGACCTACGCCGAGCGGCCGATCTTCGCCGCGTACCTGCTGGTCTACCTCTCCGCCTTCGCGGTCGGCATGGTCGACGTGGTGCGCCTCTGCTGGCCGTACTCGCGCCTGGCCGGCCGCTCCTGGCTGCGGCGAGGGCTGCGCACCACGGCGGTCGGCGCGGCGAGCGGGCTCGTCTACGCGGTCGTCCGGGTCGCCGACGTGGTCGGCGCGCAGGCGGGTGTCGACATCAGACGGTGGGAGCCGCTCGCCCCGCCCGCCGCCAGCCTCGGCGCGCTCCTGGTCATCCTCGGGCTCACGATGCCGGCGTGGGGGCCGAGGCTGTCGGAGTTCCGCGGGTGGTTGCGCCGCCGCCGGCAGTACCGCCAGCTCCAGCCACTCTGGTCGGACCTGCACCGGCTGATGCCCCAGATCGCCCTGGAGCCGCCGGTGGCCGCCCCGCTGTCCAACCTGGACCGCCGCCTCTACCGGCGGGTGATCGAGCTCTACGACGGCTCCCTGGCCCTCCGCCCGTACCTGGACGAGGCCGCCGCCGGCCGCGCCGGGCGGATCGGCACGCGGCTGGGCTTGCGCGCCGACGACCTGGCCGCGGTGATGGAGGCGGCCCGGCTGCGCGGCGCGGTCCGGGCGTACGCGCACGGCGCGCCGCGCTCACTCCCCGACGACGAGAGCGCGGACGAGGCGTCACCGGCCCGCTTGGACGAGGGAGCCGACCTGACCCAGGAGGTGGCCCGGCTGGTACGCATCTCGCGCGCGTACGCCGGCTCCCCGGTCGTGGCCGCCGCCGTCGCCGGCCGTGAAGCTCTGCCCGCCGAAGAGACCGAGGTGGCGATGTGA
- a CDS encoding dolichyl-phosphate-mannose--protein mannosyltransferase: MTPTDGQCAPDHTPAAYDRGVTPAATAQTASPTAPETAPEAATTTGGEAHGEERPAGETERSGVAQIVRRRLLPFDARLDPYSWLATGVIVLIAGILRLVNLDRPKGLIFDEVYYPTDAWDMLQHGVEWDEKSNGPAYVVHPPLGKWMIAIGEQIFGYNEWGWRISGAVIGTLSILIIVRVARRMFHSTVLGCAAGLLMALDGFHLVLSRIALLDIFVMFFVVAAFGTLIMDRDSRRARWLRALENGLDPTASGPASRLPIAVPWWRLATAALLGCAIAVKWSAVWFVPVFALMIVLWEVGARRSAGVARPWRDTFIGEVGWLVLCGVLMVVTYLASWSGWFLTDDGYFRHWLADNGRTEAPIIGALQNLWHYHVEALKFHSGLDDKHQYQSWPWQWLLLGRPIAFYWSTQGACGASSCASHILLLGTPLLWWSFIPALAALTWFGIARRDWRAGAILLCVAAGLLPWFYFATQHRTMFAFYALPAEPFLVLAVVYVLGAIMTPARSLTTSDGAETQSGVDRRMVGAVIAGAYVLLVAICFAYFYPIFVGQVIPYEDWSARMWLGGRWI, from the coding sequence ATGACACCAACAGATGGGCAGTGCGCGCCAGATCACACTCCGGCAGCCTACGATCGCGGGGTGACCCCGGCGGCGACAGCACAGACAGCCAGCCCCACGGCACCGGAGACCGCCCCTGAGGCGGCCACGACCACCGGTGGCGAGGCCCATGGCGAGGAGAGGCCCGCAGGCGAGACGGAGCGTTCCGGCGTCGCCCAGATCGTGCGGCGGCGGCTGCTGCCGTTCGACGCGCGCCTGGATCCGTACTCGTGGCTGGCCACCGGCGTCATCGTGCTCATCGCGGGCATCCTGCGGCTGGTCAACCTCGACCGCCCCAAGGGCCTGATCTTCGACGAGGTCTACTACCCCACCGACGCCTGGGACATGTTGCAGCACGGCGTGGAGTGGGACGAAAAGAGCAACGGCCCGGCCTACGTCGTGCATCCGCCACTCGGCAAGTGGATGATCGCGATCGGCGAGCAGATCTTCGGGTACAACGAGTGGGGCTGGCGCATCTCCGGCGCGGTGATCGGCACCCTCTCCATCCTGATCATCGTGCGCGTCGCCCGCCGCATGTTCCACTCGACGGTGCTGGGCTGCGCGGCCGGCCTGCTGATGGCCCTCGACGGCTTCCACCTGGTGCTGTCCCGCATCGCGCTGCTCGACATCTTCGTGATGTTCTTCGTGGTGGCCGCGTTCGGCACCCTGATCATGGATCGCGACTCGCGCCGCGCCCGCTGGCTGCGCGCGCTGGAAAACGGCCTCGACCCCACCGCCAGCGGGCCCGCCTCGCGCCTGCCCATCGCCGTGCCGTGGTGGCGCCTGGCCACGGCCGCGCTGCTCGGCTGCGCGATCGCGGTCAAGTGGAGCGCGGTGTGGTTCGTGCCGGTGTTCGCCCTGATGATCGTGCTGTGGGAGGTCGGCGCCCGCCGCTCCGCGGGTGTGGCGAGGCCGTGGCGGGACACGTTCATCGGCGAGGTCGGCTGGCTCGTGCTGTGCGGCGTGCTGATGGTCGTGACGTACCTGGCCAGCTGGTCCGGATGGTTCCTCACCGACGACGGCTACTTCCGCCACTGGCTGGCCGACAACGGCCGCACCGAGGCGCCGATCATCGGTGCGCTGCAAAACCTGTGGCACTACCACGTCGAGGCCCTCAAGTTCCACAGTGGACTTGACGACAAGCACCAGTACCAGTCGTGGCCCTGGCAGTGGCTGCTGCTCGGCCGCCCGATCGCGTTCTACTGGTCGACACAGGGCGCGTGCGGCGCCTCAAGCTGCGCCTCGCACATCCTGCTGCTGGGCACGCCGCTGCTGTGGTGGTCGTTCATCCCGGCGCTGGCCGCGCTGACGTGGTTTGGCATCGCCCGCCGCGACTGGCGCGCCGGCGCGATCCTGCTGTGCGTGGCGGCCGGCCTGCTGCCGTGGTTCTACTTCGCCACCCAGCACCGCACGATGTTCGCCTTCTACGCGTTGCCCGCCGAGCCGTTCCTGGTCCTGGCGGTGGTCTATGTGCTGGGCGCGATCATGACACCCGCTAGATCCCTGACCACGAGCGACGGCGCCGAAACCCAGTCGGGCGTCGACCGCAGGATGGTGGGCGCCGTGATCGCCGGCGCCTACGTGCTGCTGGTCGCGATCTGTTTCGCGTACTTCTATCCGATATTCGTCGGCCAGGTCATCCCGTACGAGGACTGGTCTGCCCGCATGTGGCTGGGCGGCCGCTGGATCTAG
- a CDS encoding bifunctional polysaccharide deacetylase/glycosyltransferase family 2 protein, protein MRRAVTLTLLAVFLSVLFVEAYASARFSPDATAPDKGSSDSVPAEISEGGPILSAGDGAPRSYRLPDKTIALTFDDGPDPWWTPRIQRVLDRYGVDATFFVVGSQVARHPDLVQRLVAGGHEIGVHTFTHPRLSTLAGWRRHAEYSQTQLAIARAAGVRTPLLRFPYSSQPDAVDDGEWELIREAGRLGYLVVVNDRDSRDWARPGVDAIVRDATPPGDSGAIVLMHDAGGDRAQTVAALERLIPQLLARGYHFTTVSGGLNRALARPALAPNPPASSADRWRGTALVWAVGIADGVLVGITVVFVAVGVLAIARTLLLLALAGRHARRRRSPAWSWGPPVTEPVSVIVPAYNEKEGIAAAVRSLAAGDHPGIEVIVVDDGSTDGTADIVEALRLPNVDVIRKPNGGKASALNAGVAAARHELVVMVDGDTVFEPDSVRRLVQPFADPSVGAVAGNVKVGNRHSLVARWQHIEYVIGFNLDRRLYETLRCMPTVPGAIGAFRRRALISAGGLSDDTLAEDTDLTMALLRAGWHVVYEESARAWTEAPATVAELWKQRYRWSYGTMQAMWKHRRALVEKGPFGRFGLPFLALFGVALPLLAPVIDLLTVYGLAFLGWTETAIAWAGMLALQVVTAAVAFRLDREDHRPLWVLPLQQIVYRQLMYLVLIQSVVTAVTGARLRWQRMHRTGQATVSGRA, encoded by the coding sequence ATGAGGCGCGCTGTCACGCTGACCCTCCTGGCGGTCTTCCTGAGCGTCCTGTTCGTCGAGGCGTACGCGAGCGCGCGCTTCAGCCCGGACGCGACCGCGCCAGACAAGGGCAGCAGCGACTCGGTGCCCGCCGAGATCAGCGAGGGCGGGCCTATCCTCAGCGCCGGCGACGGCGCACCCAGGTCGTACCGGCTGCCCGACAAGACCATCGCCCTCACCTTCGACGACGGTCCCGATCCATGGTGGACGCCCCGGATCCAGCGCGTGCTCGACCGGTACGGCGTGGACGCCACCTTCTTCGTCGTCGGCTCCCAGGTGGCCCGCCACCCCGACCTGGTACAGCGGCTCGTCGCCGGTGGCCACGAGATCGGGGTACACACGTTCACCCACCCGCGGCTGTCCACACTGGCCGGGTGGCGGCGGCACGCCGAGTACTCGCAGACCCAGCTCGCCATCGCCCGCGCCGCCGGTGTGCGCACGCCGCTGCTGCGCTTCCCGTACTCCTCGCAGCCGGACGCCGTCGACGACGGCGAGTGGGAGCTGATCCGCGAGGCTGGGCGGCTCGGCTACCTGGTCGTCGTCAACGACCGGGACAGCCGCGACTGGGCGCGGCCCGGCGTGGACGCGATCGTCCGCGACGCCACCCCGCCCGGAGACTCGGGCGCGATCGTGCTCATGCACGACGCCGGCGGCGACCGCGCGCAGACGGTCGCGGCGCTGGAGCGGCTCATCCCCCAGCTGCTGGCCCGCGGCTACCACTTCACGACCGTGAGCGGCGGCCTCAACCGGGCGCTCGCCCGCCCCGCGCTCGCACCGAACCCGCCGGCCTCCAGCGCCGACCGCTGGCGCGGCACCGCGCTGGTCTGGGCGGTGGGGATCGCCGACGGTGTACTCGTCGGGATCACGGTCGTGTTCGTGGCGGTGGGCGTGCTCGCCATCGCGCGTACCCTCCTGCTCCTCGCCCTCGCCGGCCGCCACGCCCGGCGGCGCCGCTCGCCCGCGTGGTCCTGGGGGCCGCCGGTCACCGAGCCGGTGTCGGTGATCGTGCCCGCGTACAACGAGAAGGAGGGCATCGCCGCCGCCGTCCGGTCGCTGGCCGCCGGCGACCACCCGGGCATCGAGGTCATCGTCGTCGACGACGGTTCGACGGACGGCACGGCGGACATCGTGGAGGCGCTCCGCCTGCCCAACGTGGATGTCATCCGCAAACCCAACGGCGGCAAGGCCAGCGCGCTCAACGCCGGTGTCGCGGCCGCCCGTCACGAGCTCGTCGTGATGGTCGACGGCGACACCGTCTTCGAACCGGACTCGGTGCGCCGCCTCGTGCAACCGTTCGCCGACCCCTCGGTGGGCGCGGTCGCCGGCAACGTCAAGGTGGGCAACCGGCACAGCCTCGTCGCCCGGTGGCAGCACATCGAGTACGTGATCGGTTTCAACCTCGACCGTCGCCTCTACGAGACGCTGCGCTGCATGCCGACCGTGCCCGGCGCGATCGGCGCCTTCCGGCGACGCGCGCTGATCAGCGCCGGCGGCCTCAGCGACGACACGCTCGCGGAGGACACAGACCTCACGATGGCGCTGCTCCGCGCCGGCTGGCACGTCGTGTACGAGGAGAGTGCGCGCGCCTGGACCGAGGCGCCGGCCACCGTGGCCGAGCTGTGGAAGCAGCGGTACCGGTGGAGCTACGGCACGATGCAGGCGATGTGGAAGCACCGGCGCGCGCTGGTGGAGAAGGGCCCGTTCGGGCGGTTCGGCCTGCCGTTCCTCGCCCTGTTCGGCGTGGCGCTGCCGCTGCTCGCGCCGGTCATCGACCTGCTCACCGTGTACGGCCTCGCCTTCCTCGGCTGGACCGAGACCGCCATCGCGTGGGCGGGCATGCTGGCACTGCAGGTGGTCACCGCCGCGGTCGCCTTCCGGCTGGACCGGGAGGACCACCGTCCATTGTGGGTACTGCCGCTGCAGCAGATCGTCTACCGCCAGCTGATGTACCTCGTCCTGATCCAGTCGGTGGTGACCGCGGTGACCGGCGCGCGGCTGCGCTGGCAGCGGATGCACCGCACCGGCCAGGCGACGGTGTCCGGCCGTGCGTGA
- a CDS encoding acyltransferase family protein, translating into MRDHYLDTLRAAAIVRVIVYHTFPAAWLGYAFPAMGVMFGIGGSLIALSLDRSNGAPDHVLAARLRRLLPAFWALAAVLVPAMLWHGWADRPHWAKLLLWLVPLASPPGTAWALPATEVLWYIVTYLWLVVLSPILLWAYRRWPLRTLLAPLCLVFAVGDAGVVSDLATFGACWIAGFAHRDGALRRMAAPLLAALAAACVAAGVGWVLVFAPGGWDLNDVPPAQALYSLGFVLVLLRLSPRMRWPALGRVVSAVNSRAVTIYLWHNLAIAACFTVGDAIGAWRLGQAGYLAVALALLLGPVLLLGWIEDVSARRPARLALWHGSGRAATGDLRSVSGGDRAP; encoded by the coding sequence GTGCGTGACCACTACCTCGACACGCTGCGCGCCGCCGCGATCGTGCGAGTCATCGTCTACCACACGTTCCCCGCGGCCTGGCTCGGCTACGCGTTTCCCGCAATGGGCGTGATGTTCGGCATCGGCGGCTCACTGATCGCCCTGTCGCTGGACCGCTCGAACGGCGCGCCCGACCATGTGCTGGCCGCCCGGCTGCGGCGCCTGCTGCCCGCCTTCTGGGCACTGGCCGCCGTGCTCGTACCGGCGATGCTCTGGCACGGCTGGGCCGACCGTCCACATTGGGCAAAGCTGCTGCTGTGGCTGGTGCCGCTCGCCTCGCCGCCCGGCACGGCGTGGGCACTGCCCGCGACCGAGGTGCTGTGGTACATCGTCACGTACCTCTGGCTTGTCGTCCTGTCACCGATCCTGCTGTGGGCGTACCGCCGATGGCCCTTGCGGACCCTGCTGGCCCCGCTGTGCCTTGTGTTCGCGGTGGGTGACGCCGGTGTGGTGAGCGACCTGGCCACGTTCGGCGCGTGCTGGATCGCCGGCTTCGCCCACCGCGACGGCGCGCTGCGCCGCATGGCGGCACCGCTGCTCGCCGCGCTCGCGGCCGCGTGCGTCGCGGCCGGGGTCGGGTGGGTCCTGGTCTTCGCGCCGGGCGGGTGGGACCTCAACGACGTCCCGCCCGCGCAGGCGCTGTACTCGCTGGGCTTCGTGCTCGTGCTGCTGCGGCTCTCGCCCCGGATGCGGTGGCCCGCGCTCGGCCGCGTGGTGTCCGCCGTTAACTCGCGCGCCGTCACCATCTACCTCTGGCACAACCTGGCCATCGCCGCCTGCTTCACGGTCGGCGACGCGATCGGCGCGTGGCGGCTCGGCCAGGCGGGCTACCTGGCGGTGGCGCTGGCCCTGCTGCTCGGCCCCGTGCTGCTGCTCGGTTGGATCGAGGACGTCTCCGCCCGCCGCCCCGCACGTCTAGCCTTGTGGCATGGGAGCGGTCGAGCGGCTACGGGAGATCTGCGGTCGGTTTCCGGAGGTGACCGAGCGCCCTAG
- a CDS encoding cytochrome P450, producing MFDVSMEDLGRLRGWTNDMVTGSREAAGAAIVAIHHYLAELVAHRRAAPGADLLSAMIAARDEGDRLSEDELTSLAFLVLFAGYENTVSFIGNAALALMRDPGLAEGLRADESLLPAAVDELMRYEPPAPVSIRRFPTEDLTIGEVTIPKGETVLLGLAAANRDPERWANAEALDLTRAENPHVSLGHGIHYCLGAPLARLEATVAVGALLRRLPDMSLAVPVEELRWRPTFRARGLVELPVRTSSAR from the coding sequence ATGTTCGACGTGTCGATGGAAGACCTCGGCCGCCTGCGCGGCTGGACGAACGACATGGTCACCGGCTCGCGGGAGGCGGCCGGCGCCGCGATCGTGGCGATCCACCACTATCTGGCCGAGCTCGTCGCGCACCGCCGCGCCGCGCCCGGTGCCGACCTGCTCTCGGCGATGATCGCCGCGCGTGACGAGGGCGACCGGCTGTCCGAGGACGAGCTGACGTCGCTCGCGTTCCTGGTGCTCTTCGCCGGGTACGAAAACACGGTCAGCTTCATCGGCAACGCCGCGCTGGCTCTCATGCGTGACCCGGGCCTGGCGGAGGGGTTGCGCGCCGACGAGTCGCTCCTGCCCGCGGCGGTGGACGAGCTCATGCGGTACGAGCCGCCGGCGCCCGTGTCCATCCGCCGCTTTCCGACCGAGGATCTGACGATCGGCGAGGTCACCATCCCCAAGGGCGAGACGGTCCTGCTGGGGCTGGCGGCCGCCAACCGCGACCCGGAGCGGTGGGCCAACGCGGAGGCGCTCGACCTGACCCGGGCGGAGAACCCGCACGTCTCGCTCGGCCACGGCATCCACTACTGCCTGGGCGCGCCGCTGGCCCGCCTGGAGGCGACCGTCGCCGTCGGTGCGCTGCTGCGCCGCCTTCCGGACATGTCACTGGCGGTGCCGGTCGAGGAGTTGCGCTGGCGGCCGACGTTCCGCGCCAGGGGCTTGGTCGAGCTCCCGGTGCGCACCTCTTCGGCCCGCTGA
- a CDS encoding XRE family transcriptional regulator, whose amino-acid sequence MTTPGEPRTLADKINQLFRTIHPRDRGPYSNEEVASSIRDGGESMSATYLWMLRRGERTNPTMRHLQALAGFFGVAPAYFFDEAVTRRTDRDLELLSSLRQLGAKRVALRTVLESAGLSEASQRLVQQVVDRCLELEGLSEEDSKDAPSDEVGREARR is encoded by the coding sequence GTGACGACTCCAGGTGAGCCGCGCACCCTCGCGGACAAGATCAACCAGCTCTTCCGCACGATTCACCCGCGTGACCGGGGGCCGTACAGCAACGAGGAGGTCGCCTCCTCCATCCGCGACGGTGGCGAGAGCATGTCCGCCACGTACCTGTGGATGCTCCGCCGCGGTGAGCGCACCAATCCCACGATGCGCCACCTCCAGGCCCTGGCCGGGTTTTTCGGCGTCGCCCCGGCGTACTTCTTCGACGAGGCCGTCACCCGCCGCACCGACCGCGACCTGGAGTTGCTCTCCAGCCTGCGGCAGCTCGGCGCCAAGCGGGTGGCCCTGCGCACCGTTCTGGAGAGCGCCGGCCTTTCCGAGGCAAGCCAGCGGCTCGTGCAGCAGGTCGTCGACCGCTGCCTCGAGCTGGAAGGGCTGAGCGAGGAGGACAGCAAGGACGCACCGAGCGACGAGGTCGGGCGGGAGGCGCGGCGATGA